In the Populus trichocarpa isolate Nisqually-1 chromosome 1, P.trichocarpa_v4.1, whole genome shotgun sequence genome, one interval contains:
- the LOC7486691 gene encoding uncharacterized protein LOC7486691: MPKGNRARRRIASQQYRQAPYSLPGYNQHIATDPCSKKCSKILDKKDWENVTCSVCMECPHNAVLLLCSSHDKGCRPYMCGTSFRYSNCLDQYKKAYTKSISSTRAADNPILVSDSSWPVDKCEATELACPFCRGQVKGWTVVEPAREYLNAKRRSCMQDDCSFVGTYKELRKHMRANHPSAQPRAVDPILEQKWRGLEGEFEHDDVISTIRSTMPGAMVFGDYVIEGSHNGFETDEDGGFDADAAERNGGFDMGFNQNLVNVFLLWHAFGSTGDDHSRRLMHRHSERTDRQMSDESAGIDHSSPDGGLGLSDE, encoded by the coding sequence ATGCCGAAAGGTAACAGGGCAAGGCGTAGGATTGCTTCTCAACAATACAGGCAGGCACCTTATTCATTACCAGGTTATAATCAGCATATTGCCACAGACCCGTGCTCAAAGAAATGCTCCAAAATTTTGGACAAGAAAGACTGGGAAAATGTAACTTGTTCTGTTTGCATGGAGTGCCCGCACAATGCCGTCCTTCTACTCTGTTCATCTCATGATAAAGGTTGCCGTCCCTATATGTGTGGAACTAGCTTCCGCTATTCCAACTGCCTTGACCAGTACAAGAAAGCTTACACTAAAAGTATCTCATCCACCAGGGCTGCTGATAATCCGATTTTGGTCTCAGATTCCAGCTGGCCTGTTGATAAGTGTGAAGCCACAGAGCTTGCTTGCCCTTTCTGTAGGGGGCAGGTGAAAGGGTGGACTGTGGTGGAACCTGCACGGGAATATCTGAATGCCAAAAGGAGAAGCTGCATGCAGGATGACTGCTCATTTGTTGGGACTTACAAGGAGTTAAGGAAACACATGAGGGCAAATCACCCCTCAGCACAACCACGTGCAGTCGATCCCATTCTTGAACAGAAATGGCGAGGGCTCGAGGGGGAGTTTGAACATGATGATGTAATCAGCACGATTCGGTCGACAATGCCAGGCGCAATGGTTTTTGGAGATTATGTAATAGAGGGAAGTCATAATGGTTTTGAAACAGATGAAGATGGGGGTTTCGATGCAGATGCTGCAGAGAGGAATGGAGGTTTTGATATGGGCTTCAATCAGAATCTGGTGAATGTCTTCCTACTGTGGCATGCATTTGGGTCAACAGGTGATGACCACAGTAGACGGCTGATGCATCGGCATTCTGAAAGGACCGACCGTCAAATGTCTGACGAGAGTGCTGGTATTGATCACTCTTCTCCAGATGGAGGGCTGGGTTTGTCTGACGAATGA